Genomic window (Rosa chinensis cultivar Old Blush chromosome 6, RchiOBHm-V2, whole genome shotgun sequence):
CATTCTTTTGTATTACGTGACCGATGTTCattattctattaaacatcgtttccttttatgaagtgatgtccatttttctattaaacatcagttTTTGAGGTTGGCACCGATGTTCATActtatactagacatcgtttttaatttaataaatcgatgtccattgatttgttttacatcgtttcttacacAATGTCGATATCCATTGcgttgttttacatcgtttcttacttaataactCAATGTCCATTGGGTTTTTTACATCGTTTCGTACTTAATAAGTCGATGTTCATTGGGTTGTGTTACATCATTTCTtacttaatattttgttatccACTGGCTAATGGgacatcaattttttctttttgaactgATGTATTAGTTCTTGTATGACTTCATTTTTATAGTTATATATAAACTGATTTGTAACTATTGCTAATGAGAATACATATCGtaagtaaataaattttgattaatGTTGTTGCTCAAAGTACATAACAACATCCCAAGTATTTCTATGCATAACATgtcgaaataaaacaaaaatttaagtcTAAATGGTACATAATACTAGAAACAGAAACGAAAGCAAGCCTTGCCGTACTTATATTCCATTTGTTCTTCTGTTTTCACctgcaaataaaatgaaatgaacaATTAGCTATAACAAGAaaaacagaaggaaagaaaggaaaggaaaagggaaAGACAAAAAGACATTGAGCTTACAAGACATTCCTATCCTAGCATCCATAACACAATCTGTTGGCAGGCCAATTATTACCTATCCTAGCATTGAGCTTACAAGACATTCATATCCTAGCATTGGCCTGCCATTGAGCTTACAAGACATTCCTATCCTAGCATCAAGACTTGCATTTGAAAGGAAGTAACATAGTGTGCTAGTGTGCTacttaaaggttgtgctaaagAACTGGCACAAAAATTGTTCTAAATAACAGGAACTTAATGTACTACGATTGAACCCGAGACCTTGCATAGTGATATTGCTATTGCCAAAATATAACTCAAGTACATCTCCAGTAATTTAAATGATACAGCAACTCAATCTCACAGCAAGAATGGTCCCTAAACTGGCCAATACACTAAGGTCATTGACAACAGGTATTAAGAATCCATGACCATAATAAAGGCTTCTACTTTACAGATAGAAACTACCGCAAAATAGAGTCACAGCTGCTATGAAGATACAATAGTAcaaaattaaaactaaaacCCTGCACATATTCCTCGCTCCTTAACTCTTTCTCATTCCTTCCAAGTACCAAAAGAAATCCCAAGAAACGGAAACTCAAACAGCAGACCAGATATTCAACTCACAATCAcataattcaaaacaaaaactttCATCCATCAGAACCCAATTTCTGCAACTCCtaaatattgattataacaACCAGTCGAACATATTGACAAAACATTCACAATATAGCAACACAAATACACAAGTTCCATTCAATCACCATTCATAAACAAAATGCACAATGAAGTGAAATTGGGTCACTCGCAGCAAGTAGGTCATTTCGAGTATCCATCTTTCGGGCAGCAGAAGGAAAGCCATGAGGCCTACTCACTTTTTCGTTCACTTGATTGAATCCGTTTTAAAACTAGAAATGACTTGTATATCTTGCATTGTGGAAACTCAAATTGCAAAACCATAGGATTATCATCTtggttaaaaaaagaagaagaagaattagtAGAGCATAAGAATTACAAAGCTTATGAAATGTTGATTCAAACATTTTGATCAAAAAAGCTTAACTAGTACTAAGCCTATCATTATCTTATTATTGTTGCTATCTAGCTATTAAGGCACTACTCACTAGCAGTATATGAAAGGAACCTCGAATGCTTACCAAAATGTCTTCCAGACCATTGATAAAGTTGTCAACTCTCCGCTGCAAGTAGATTGGGTTGTACTCCAACGACTGAACTATGAAATAAAAGCCAAAAACACCAAATATCACCTCCCAGTCACACTGAACAACATATCCCAGCTGCTCCTTCGTCCTATATCCATAAATACATCAATAATTTTAAGAGTATAAATCTCAATATACATCATCCACCCCCTAAAAGACTACATTATCAAATTCAGGTTTCTACATCATCCACCCCCTAGAAGTAACATAGTGTGCTAGTGTGCTacttaaaggttgtgctaaagAACTGGTAAAAAAATAGCAATATCACTATGCAAGACCAATCATGGAACACTAAGTTCCCAAGCAATACTTAATCTTGGCATCTCTGTCCTTCAAAGAAAATCTTTAGATGCTTATGCTTATGATAACACTCTTTACAATATAAAGGTGATCAAGAACTTTAGATTAATTACTGGAAGTACCTGGTAAGAAATCATGATTACATTGATATGCACATGCCTAGTAAAGTGGTAAACTACAAGTAATCTATACAGGATGAGTCGGTAGGCTGCCTGGCTCTTCTTTCCCTAGTTTATCTTCCACTTACAACCTAGGCAGCTCTAGAGAAATCATTTTAAGAAACATAGTTTATAGACAGTACAAACACAGAAAAAGTGGCCAAACTTTACGGACAGAAAATTGGTCCGTAAAGTATGAgaaatcaaaacaagcaaactaACATAACTGAAAGTCTAAAACTAATAGCCTAACCTGTAGAGTTCAAACATGTACACACAAATATCTAGTACTCCTCCAGGCCTGTAGaaatggaattaaaaaaaaaaatgcttattCCATATTTGCAAATGGATTGAGTTCTACAGGTGAAGTAAGAGCTCGAGAAAATGAATGAAGAAAAACTGGTAAAAGATCAACCAACATATATCCAGCAGTCATTAGACATGTAACTACTATACTAATTTTCTCATTAGATCTGTTCTATCAACCTTCGATAGATCCAGAGCTGCAGGAACTTCAATGATTTGTCCTTGCCAAAATCAGaacctaaacaaacaagccaATAAACAGAAATTTAGATAATTGATACAATGTATCTGCACTAAAAAATAGAAGCACTACATATAGTTGTTAAAGGATCGTGGTACAAAACTAATAGTGCTAATCTACTACATACAATAAGAAAATCCACAAGATAGTCATagtttagaggtttacattttGCTGATATAAAATCATCAAGCAAATTGACACACAGATCCGTAGCCCAGAAGCTCTTACCATTAGGATCAAGTTGAAAAGCTGCTTCAAACATAGGGTCTACTACCCGGTTAATCATTGAAGAATCATTCAGAAAGGTATCAAGTCTAGGTAATAGATAACACCATGTGTTCAAGCAAGACATGCGGACAGATACATCGCAGTTACTCAACATGATGCCTATCAGTGGTGTCATGATCAGCCTTACGCTTTTCAAAGATCTAGTGTTTTGGATTTCACCACTATTTCCTTTGTGTTCCCTTTTTATGCGTACCATCATCCTCTTCTGCAGCATTTGTCGCACACGGTAATAACATTGGAGGGTGAATAAGAGCATTAATAAGACCTTCACAGGCAACCTGTGAAATCAGATATCTATGTTAATCTACAATATGGCATCTGACAGTACTCTGAGACTAGTTAAACTATTAATGCTAGTAAACTGTGGTAAACTTTAACAACCCTGGCTTGTAAAATCACCAAGACTCGAAATGCATGGACCCTAGACATTCAAGAAACAGAGACATAATGATAACTTGGGTTCCTAATCAACTCACATGTATACAAAACCCACTCAATACTCAATACTGGAGCAGTTTTACCATTTCCACTGCCATCTTTGTATTCAATTATAGATAATGGAGCAGTTTTACCATTTCCATTGCCATCTTTGTATTCAACTATTGATGTGGTTGTGGTGTTGTCAAAACCAATCGCTAGGTTACCTTGGTATGCCCTAGCAGCCATGTAATAACGACCAGGTTGTTGGTCTGTGAACGACAGGGCATCAATGGTTCGTCCAGGAGATATTGTGATGTAGGGTGTTGAGATTGGCGCAGTGTAGGCTGCGTCTGCTGCAACCACCGTCAGGTTATGGTTTGCGACTATGAAGTGAGTGCCCTCAACAAAACAATGATGAGCCAAACATCATCCAGATCCCATAACAAAATTCTACTGCATGCTACATCTTGTTACTATTTAGTATTTACAAGCTTACCTAATTAATGAGCAGGACGGTTGCCAAGAGCCACATTCTTGGCAATCATGTTCTCCCTCTGCACAACTCCCACCACATAGCAGCATGACAAGATAAGTCCAACGGTAATACCAGTTCCAAAAGCCACAAGAACACCTGCATTCAAAGGAAAACTTTCAAAATCACCAATATCTAACTATACCAACACATATTAATAGGGTCAAACTTACCATAGATGATGTTAAACGCCAGGATAGGCATGTGAATAGCACCAGCAATGATCCCGAATACCAGCAGACAAAGCAATCTGATCAAGTATGCCAagcaaaaatgagaaaacaCCGCGCTGCAACAAAGAACAGCTTAAGCAAACTCTGCTCACAAACATACTaattaaaatcaaataaatACTTGGAATTTCAAATCAACATGAACGTATAGGAGAAATGCAAGCAATCTTTCGAAATAGACCAGATTCAGGATAAGCTATCTTTCGAAACAAAATCAGGAATCTTGTCTTTCGAAACAGACAAGATTCAGGAATTTCAAATCAACATGAACGTATAGGAGAAATGCAAGCAATCTTTCGAAACAAAATCAAACCGATTCGATTCGAGAGACGAAATGCGATCAGTTACCGGCGCGAGAGTTCGAAAATGCTAGACCGCTTGGCCTGAGAGTTGTCTCTCTTGAAAGGTTGAAAAAATGTGAATACCCTGTCTTTCCCAAGCTTCTGTTTGAGTGGATTTGACGGCGGCGGCTGTGGCGGCAACAGACTCTTCAACTTAGCTGCCGGCGAAGGCTTCGAATCCAAGGCCGTATAGTTAGATCTGAAGGTGCAGGCGCTTTTCTCCTTGGAGGCTTGCCGGGGCTAGGTTTGGCGACTGGGGAGGCTCCATTGTGTCCATGAGAAATTGTTGTGTGGCATAGACTTCATCTTCGTCAATCCCAGAGAGAGACGGAgagggttttagagagagagagagagagagagagagagagcgagcttGCCAGCTGAGGCGATGCCGCTGGAGAGATAGTAGCGGGAGTGAgcggaggagaaggaggtggtggtggtcgtGAAAAGAGAGcggaagaggaaggaggagtgggctagggttttgaggAAAAGTCGGAGAGATGGGTCTCCAATTTTGTTAGAGATAGTGAGTAAGGATGAAAATGGGCTGCCAGAGAGAGTGGAAAAACTGACCAAGTGTGTGGAAACAAAAATTTTGTTCCCTGCGTATTGAAATTTTTAACTTAGTCTTTTTccgcgtttttgaaaatttttgattcaaaatatagacatcagtCAACAGTAACAAGCGATATTAGTTATATTCATAGAAATCGGTttttgaggaatcgatgttaatgacattgttttacatcgcgtgtatttctcaccgatgtaattgtcgtgatgtctatgagcataattctagtagtggttGAACCATGTGGAGTGTGATCGTCGCTTCAAAAACTATCCCAACACCGTCTAAAATTTTAGTGCCTAGCTATTTCATTCCATGTGATGTGACCCATGATCCTTGGGCAATTGGGTATGACCCGAATATTTTCCTCATTTGGAAAGTCAACACTTAAAAATTACagatgaaaacccagaaaataaaGTCACTTGGGTTCAtgcaaaagtcaaccttttgtTTAATATTTCCAATCCGAATTCTATAACCAGTACGTTTTTTAATTCCTCTCGATCATTCTTGATGTTGAACTAGATGGCAATATATGTGAATATGGACGTCCATAATCGAACGAAGACTGATTCAAATAAAAGAGAACTACTGAATTCCAGCTAGCTAGGGTTCGGTCAGGACCAGGACAGAATTGGAGGAAGCCAGGGTTTCGAATTTCAtcttatttttttcaaaaataaatttgAACAACGAAATCAAACACCCAAATTATGAGTGATACTGATACTGATAACCAAGTTATACGAATTGAACCTCATGAAGAGGTCGGCAAGCCCACCTTTGAATACCtttcaaaatcacaaaaaaaaaaaaaaaaaaaaaaaaagtcggcAAGTCTGTCTTTGAATATCTTGGTCCTGATCTGCAAGTGAGATCGATTTCAGTTCACTATCTTCAATTAATTTATT
Coding sequences:
- the LOC112174621 gene encoding uncharacterized protein LOC112174621, with amino-acid sequence MLLCGGSCAEGEHDCQECGSWQPSCSLIRLPVKVLLMLLFTLQCYYRVRQMLQKRMMVRIKREHKGNSGEIQNTRSLKSVRLIMTPLIGIMLSNCDVSVRMSCLNTWCYLLPRLDTFLNDSSMINRVVDPMFEAAFQLDPNGSDFGKDKSLKFLQLWIYRRLIEQI